One region of Bacteroidota bacterium genomic DNA includes:
- a CDS encoding murein L,D-transpeptidase has product MKNITAFHSVLICFLLLNILPETGSSAKIPSSKRSKDVIARQTPILLKESNAKGLTLGQAVCIRIFKEEKELELWIKKGSKFSMFKSYPICTFSGELGSKKKVGDGQAPEGFYTVYPEQLNPSSDYHLAFNIGYPNAYDRAHHFTGSAIMVHGNCVSIGCYAMTDARIEEIFTVITKAFEGGQSSFQVQIYPFRMTSEKMEAHAGLEWYSFWQNLKTGYDYFETHQLPPAVTVSKAKYVFK; this is encoded by the coding sequence ATGAAGAATATTACTGCCTTCCATTCTGTATTAATTTGTTTTCTTCTGCTCAATATTTTACCGGAAACAGGTTCATCGGCTAAAATTCCTTCCAGTAAAAGGAGCAAGGATGTCATTGCCAGACAAACTCCCATCTTATTGAAAGAATCTAATGCCAAAGGCCTGACTCTCGGACAAGCTGTATGCATTCGAATTTTTAAGGAAGAAAAGGAACTGGAATTATGGATTAAAAAGGGAAGTAAATTCTCGATGTTTAAATCCTATCCGATTTGTACTTTCTCCGGTGAACTGGGTTCCAAGAAGAAAGTTGGCGATGGACAGGCTCCCGAGGGTTTTTATACTGTGTATCCGGAACAGCTGAACCCATCCAGTGATTATCATCTTGCATTTAATATCGGATATCCGAATGCGTACGACAGAGCCCATCATTTTACCGGAAGCGCGATCATGGTTCATGGAAATTGTGTTTCCATTGGTTGTTATGCCATGACGGATGCGCGGATTGAAGAAATATTTACAGTCATAACGAAAGCTTTTGAAGGCGGACAATCATCCTTTCAGGTGCAGATTTATCCATTTCGAATGACCAGTGAAAAAATGGAAGCTCATGCCGGTTTGGAATGGTACAGCTTCTGGCAAAACCTTAAAACCGGTTACGATTATTTTGAAACACATCAATTGCCACCGGCTGTTACTGTGAGCAAGGCGAAATACGTTTTCAAATAA